From a region of the Rathayibacter sp. VKM Ac-2804 genome:
- a CDS encoding exonuclease SbcCD subunit D has protein sequence MKLLHTSDWHIGRTFHGHSSVAALGVVLDALVETVRTEAVDVVLVAGDVFDSAVPAAEHYTLLTRTLEAIRAAGAEVVLTSGNHDSPARLGFQAGLLRGSGVHVLTDPEAYAEPVVLRDAHGEVGVYGIPFLEPALYRHRHPEESLRRHEDVLAFAMRRIRAHAEAAGRRWVVLAHCFAVGAPAATVERDITAGGLDYVSVDHFAAADYAALGHIHGRAELLPNVRYSGAPLHYSFGEAAKPRGGWLVELGADGLGEVTWSALPVPRRLSVVEGRLDELLSDPSLAEYEPDWVSAVLTDEVRPLDAMARLQSRFPGCATLEHRPPHAAVDERRYAERIRGRSDVEVIDDFLAHVRGGHGASETERALALDALAQVDAEALR, from the coding sequence GTGAAGCTCCTGCACACCTCCGACTGGCACATCGGCCGCACCTTCCACGGCCACTCGAGCGTCGCCGCGCTCGGCGTCGTGCTCGACGCGCTGGTCGAGACGGTGCGGACGGAGGCGGTCGACGTCGTCCTCGTCGCGGGCGACGTCTTCGACTCCGCGGTGCCGGCGGCCGAGCACTACACGCTGCTGACCCGCACCCTGGAGGCGATCCGCGCGGCCGGAGCCGAGGTCGTGCTGACCAGCGGCAACCACGACTCCCCGGCCCGCCTGGGCTTCCAGGCCGGGCTGCTGCGCGGCTCCGGCGTGCACGTGCTCACCGATCCCGAGGCGTACGCCGAGCCGGTCGTCCTCCGCGACGCGCACGGAGAGGTCGGCGTCTACGGCATCCCGTTCCTCGAGCCCGCGCTCTACCGGCACCGGCACCCGGAGGAGTCGCTGCGCCGGCACGAGGACGTGCTCGCCTTCGCGATGCGGCGCATCCGTGCGCACGCCGAGGCGGCCGGGCGGCGCTGGGTGGTGCTGGCGCACTGCTTCGCCGTCGGCGCTCCCGCCGCCACGGTCGAGCGCGACATCACGGCCGGCGGGCTCGATTACGTCTCGGTCGACCACTTCGCGGCGGCGGACTACGCGGCGCTGGGGCACATCCACGGGCGGGCGGAGCTGCTGCCGAACGTGCGGTACTCCGGCGCGCCCCTGCACTACTCGTTCGGCGAGGCTGCGAAGCCGCGCGGTGGCTGGCTGGTCGAGCTCGGCGCCGACGGGCTCGGCGAGGTGACCTGGTCGGCGCTGCCCGTGCCGCGCCGGCTCAGCGTGGTCGAAGGGCGGCTGGACGAGCTGCTGAGCGACCCGTCCCTGGCGGAGTACGAGCCGGACTGGGTCTCGGCCGTGCTGACCGACGAGGTCCGCCCGCTCGACGCGATGGCCCGGCTGCAGTCCCGCTTCCCCGGCTGCGCGACCCTCGAGCACCGGCCCCCGCACGCGGCGGTCGACGAGCGCCGCTACGCCGAGCGGATCCGCGGCCGGAGCGACGTCGAGGTGATCGACGACTTCCTCGCCCACGTGCGCGGCGGCCACGGCGCGAGCGAGACGGAGCGCGCGCTGGCCCTCGACGCGCTGGCGCAGGTCGACGCCGAGGCGCTGCGGTGA
- a CDS encoding magnesium and cobalt transport protein CorA, with amino-acid sequence MERIRPAEEPARRSTVDNAIYQDGRRVVSPGSIPEALAALQKLPDAMAWIGLYRPTEAELAALEDEFSMHPLALEDAISAHQRPKLERYGSDMFVVLRAASYADQREEVDFGELHLFVGPNFVVTVRHSEKPDLSLVRRRMEADPELLRKGPVAVLYAILDAVVDQYAPVVAGLENDIDEIEAQVFEGDPAVSRRIYELSQEVLDFQRATRPLTGMLGRLVTDFEVFREDVELRRYLRDVADHVAVVDERVEGFRTTLREILAVNATLVAQRQNEDMKKLAEAGNQQNDEVKRISAWAAIFFAPTMISSVYGMNFDAMPELHLAWGYPAALAAMVASSVVLHRLFKRWGWL; translated from the coding sequence ATCGAGCGGATCCGCCCCGCCGAGGAGCCCGCCCGCCGGAGCACCGTGGACAACGCGATCTACCAGGACGGCCGGCGCGTCGTCTCGCCCGGCAGCATCCCGGAGGCGCTCGCCGCGCTGCAGAAGCTCCCGGACGCGATGGCCTGGATCGGCCTCTACCGCCCCACCGAGGCCGAGCTGGCCGCCCTCGAGGACGAGTTCTCGATGCATCCGCTGGCCCTCGAGGACGCGATCAGCGCGCACCAGCGCCCGAAGCTCGAGCGCTACGGCAGCGACATGTTCGTGGTGCTGCGCGCCGCGAGCTACGCGGACCAGCGCGAGGAGGTCGACTTCGGCGAGCTGCACCTCTTCGTCGGCCCGAACTTCGTCGTCACGGTCCGCCACTCCGAGAAGCCCGACCTCTCGCTGGTCCGGCGCCGGATGGAGGCCGACCCCGAGCTGCTGCGCAAGGGCCCGGTGGCGGTCCTCTACGCGATCCTCGACGCGGTCGTCGACCAGTACGCCCCGGTCGTCGCCGGCCTCGAGAACGACATCGACGAGATCGAGGCCCAGGTCTTCGAGGGGGATCCCGCGGTGTCCCGTCGCATCTACGAGCTGTCCCAGGAGGTCCTCGACTTCCAGCGCGCGACCCGCCCGCTGACGGGGATGCTCGGCCGGCTCGTCACCGACTTCGAGGTCTTCCGCGAGGACGTCGAGCTGCGCCGCTACCTCCGCGACGTCGCCGACCACGTCGCCGTGGTCGACGAGCGCGTCGAGGGCTTCCGGACCACCCTGCGCGAGATCCTCGCGGTGAACGCGACGCTCGTCGCCCAGCGCCAGAACGAGGACATGAAGAAGCTCGCGGAGGCGGGCAACCAGCAGAACGACGAAGTCAAGCGGATCTCGGCCTGGGCCGCCATCTTCTTCGCGCCGACCATGATCTCCAGCGTCTACGGCATGAACTTCGACGCGATGCCCGAGCTGCACCTGGCCTGGGGCTACCCGGCGGCGCTGGCGGCGATGGTCGCCTCGAGCGTGGTCCTGCACCGGCTGTTCAAGCGCTGGGGCTGGCTCTGA
- a CDS encoding FAD-dependent oxidoreductase, translating into MKRTDVPATEATSLWRQDAAPIAGDEFVPGAHYDDVIVGAGLSGLVTALLLQRSGRRVLVLEAREVGAVATGSSTAKLSLLQGAHLSKIAARNTPAVTQAYVAANLAGFTWLVDYLREAGVPVQRRTAYSYAQTPDGVPAVLREHETARRFGLATRLVGALDTPFPSTAAVALDDQAEFDPMAVLTALAADFRAAGGVLVQGVRALGMRASSPVRVRTCAGEVTGERAYLLTGTPILDRGLYFAKQVALRSYAVAFRGAESIPDGMYLSVDGPSRSIRDVERDGERLLLIGGNGHGVGRRARTQESVDDLIAWTRRSFPGAEPIAQWSAQDYEAFHRVPFVGWLPRGRGRIFFASGYDKWGMTNAVQAALTLVGDSRGETPPWAKVLHRRPTLPRVMAEGAGALAAVGAWYARGYWSALRAPRSVDVVPAEGEGLLARDGLQPVAVSTVGGRRCAMSAVCPHLGGVVTWNDAERSWDCPLHGSRFAADGTVLEGPATGPLARLD; encoded by the coding sequence ATGAAGCGAACCGACGTGCCGGCGACCGAGGCGACCTCGCTCTGGCGGCAGGACGCCGCGCCGATTGCGGGCGACGAGTTCGTCCCGGGTGCGCACTACGACGACGTGATCGTCGGCGCCGGCCTCTCGGGACTCGTCACGGCGCTCCTGCTCCAGCGCAGCGGCCGTCGCGTCCTCGTCCTCGAGGCCCGCGAGGTCGGCGCCGTCGCGACCGGCAGCAGCACCGCCAAGCTCAGCCTGCTGCAGGGCGCGCACCTGTCGAAGATCGCCGCGCGCAACACCCCCGCGGTCACGCAGGCCTACGTCGCCGCGAACCTCGCGGGCTTCACCTGGCTCGTCGACTACCTCCGCGAGGCCGGCGTGCCCGTGCAGCGCCGCACCGCCTACAGCTACGCGCAGACCCCCGACGGCGTCCCCGCGGTGCTGCGCGAGCACGAGACGGCCCGCCGCTTCGGCCTGGCCACCCGTCTCGTCGGCGCGCTGGACACGCCGTTCCCGAGCACCGCCGCCGTCGCGCTCGACGACCAGGCGGAGTTCGATCCGATGGCGGTGCTGACGGCGCTCGCCGCCGACTTCCGCGCGGCCGGGGGAGTCCTCGTCCAGGGCGTCCGTGCGCTCGGCATGCGCGCGTCCTCGCCCGTGCGTGTGCGGACCTGCGCCGGGGAGGTGACCGGCGAGCGGGCCTACCTGCTCACCGGCACGCCGATCCTGGACCGCGGGCTCTACTTCGCCAAGCAGGTCGCCCTGCGCTCCTACGCCGTCGCCTTCCGCGGGGCCGAGTCGATCCCGGACGGCATGTACCTCTCCGTCGACGGGCCCTCGCGCTCGATCCGCGACGTGGAGCGGGACGGGGAGCGGCTGCTGCTGATCGGCGGCAACGGCCACGGGGTCGGCCGGCGCGCGCGGACGCAGGAGAGCGTCGACGACCTGATCGCCTGGACCCGCCGCTCCTTCCCCGGCGCCGAGCCGATCGCGCAGTGGAGCGCCCAGGACTACGAGGCGTTCCACCGCGTCCCCTTCGTCGGCTGGCTGCCGCGCGGTCGGGGCCGGATCTTCTTCGCCTCCGGCTACGACAAGTGGGGGATGACCAACGCGGTGCAGGCGGCGCTGACGCTGGTCGGCGACTCCCGGGGAGAGACGCCGCCGTGGGCGAAGGTCCTGCACCGCCGGCCCACCCTGCCCCGGGTGATGGCGGAGGGCGCCGGAGCGCTCGCCGCGGTCGGCGCCTGGTACGCCCGCGGCTACTGGTCGGCCCTGCGCGCGCCGCGGTCGGTGGACGTGGTGCCGGCGGAGGGCGAGGGCCTGCTCGCGCGCGACGGCCTCCAGCCGGTCGCCGTCTCGACCGTCGGGGGCCGCCGCTGCGCGATGTCGGCGGTCTGCCCGCACCTGGGCGGCGTCGTCACCTGGAACGACGCCGAGCGCAGCTGGGACTGCCCCCTGCACGGCTCGCGCTTCGCCGCCGACGGGACGGTGCTGGAGGGCCCGGCGACCGGCCCGCTCGCGCGGCTGGACTGA
- a CDS encoding phosphotransferase: MSAGLSIDRAAAWVADQRWYASKGRRPELEIRGEWRLERGDGDVVVHLVIDRAGSSPVLYQVPVTVRSAPVAGLEDALIESDGSRFVYDGPRDPLFARALFELIADGGSSDAEGALGGARAEGHRQPGAVIGAFASSRILSGEQSNTSIIVQTTAEDGSAGTPVIVKVFRALHHGENPDVTVQSALNAAGSTLVPPVIGNVTGEWDDRGEPSGRAFGHLAFAQEFLPGVEDAWRVALEAVAGDSDFTGPARALGLATAQVHSTLAEVMPTEDATPEVVQRMIATMRRRLRIASSEVPVIAEDADAIDAVFQAAEQAPWPRLQRIHGDYHLGQVLSVPGRGWVLLDFEGEPLRPMHERLLPDIALRDVAGMLRSFDYAAGAHEQASPGSSRAAWALASRRAFLEGYTEEAGDAVTAHRAVLDAFELDKAIYEAIYEARNRPEWLSIPVTAVQRLVGRS; encoded by the coding sequence ATGAGCGCAGGACTGTCGATCGACCGGGCCGCGGCCTGGGTCGCCGATCAGCGGTGGTACGCGAGCAAGGGGCGCCGCCCCGAGCTGGAGATCCGGGGCGAGTGGCGCCTGGAGCGCGGTGACGGCGATGTCGTCGTGCACCTCGTCATCGACCGCGCGGGCTCGAGCCCGGTGCTCTACCAGGTGCCGGTGACGGTGCGCTCGGCGCCCGTCGCGGGCCTCGAGGACGCGCTGATCGAGAGCGACGGCTCCCGCTTCGTCTACGACGGTCCCCGCGACCCGCTCTTCGCGCGGGCGCTCTTCGAGCTGATCGCCGACGGCGGCTCCTCCGACGCGGAGGGCGCCCTGGGCGGCGCGCGCGCCGAGGGCCACCGCCAGCCCGGCGCCGTCATCGGCGCGTTCGCCTCGTCGCGGATCCTCAGCGGCGAGCAGTCGAACACCTCGATCATCGTGCAGACCACCGCGGAGGACGGCTCGGCCGGCACCCCCGTGATCGTCAAGGTCTTCCGCGCGCTGCACCACGGCGAGAACCCGGACGTCACCGTGCAGTCGGCACTGAACGCGGCGGGCAGCACCCTCGTGCCGCCCGTGATCGGCAACGTCACCGGCGAGTGGGACGACCGCGGCGAGCCGTCGGGGCGCGCCTTCGGCCACCTCGCCTTCGCACAGGAGTTCCTGCCGGGCGTCGAGGACGCCTGGCGCGTGGCACTCGAGGCCGTCGCCGGCGACAGCGACTTCACCGGTCCGGCCCGCGCACTGGGCCTGGCGACCGCGCAGGTGCACTCCACCCTCGCCGAGGTGATGCCGACGGAGGACGCGACCCCCGAGGTCGTGCAGAGGATGATCGCGACCATGCGGCGCCGGCTGCGGATCGCCTCCTCCGAGGTGCCCGTCATCGCCGAGGACGCCGACGCGATCGACGCGGTCTTCCAGGCGGCCGAGCAGGCCCCGTGGCCGCGGCTGCAGCGGATCCACGGCGACTACCACCTCGGCCAGGTGCTGTCCGTGCCCGGCCGCGGCTGGGTGCTCCTCGACTTCGAGGGCGAGCCGCTGCGGCCGATGCACGAGCGCCTGCTGCCGGACATCGCGCTGCGCGACGTGGCGGGGATGCTCCGCTCCTTCGACTACGCGGCCGGAGCGCACGAGCAGGCGTCTCCGGGCAGCTCCCGGGCCGCGTGGGCGCTGGCGAGCCGCCGCGCCTTCCTCGAGGGCTACACCGAGGAGGCGGGCGACGCGGTCACCGCGCACCGCGCCGTCCTGGACGCCTTCGAGCTCGACAAGGCGATCTACGAGGCCATCTACGAGGCGCGCAACCGCCCCGAGTGGCTGTCGATCCCGGTGACCGCGGTGCAGCGCCTCGTCGGACGCTCGTAG
- a CDS encoding S9 family peptidase, whose translation MTAPVPPVARRVPLERRHHGDLVVDQYEWLRQKEEPEVIAHLDAENAYTDALLAPLAPLRERLFEEIRSRTKETDLSVPVREGAWWYFSRSYEGRQYGVHCRAPIAGPDDWTPPSIAEGGPLEGEQVVLDGNVEAEGHDFFSLGSFDVSSDGRFLLFGTDVEGDERYTLRIRDLSTGEDLPDVVEGTGGGATFGADARFVFYPTVDESWRPDTIWRHTVGTDSAADEVVFSEPDERYWIGVGLTRSRRFLVIEIGSKITSECLLLDAEEPTGEFRSVWPRREGVEYEVDHAVVDGRDRLLIVHNDGALDFEIVEEPADLSLSPEERAAERRVLVPHTPGRRIEGVDAFAKHVVVSYREAGATRLGLLIDGDGDARLEEIAFDEPLYDAGLAGNPEWEQPALRLAYTSFVTPSTVLTLDVATGERTVLKQQPVLGDYDPERYEQRREWATAQDGTRIPLSLVWRRDAAAPDEAPAPLLLYGYGSYEASIDPGFSIARLSLLDRGVVFAIAHVRGGGEMGRSWYEEGKTLAKRTTFTDFVDSARHLVEAGFTTPERLVAQGGSAGGLLMGAVANLAPEAFAGILAQVPFVDALTSILDPSLPLTVIEWDEWGDPLHDPEVYAYMKSYSPYENVREDVRYPRILATTSLNDTRVLYVEPAKWVARLREVGAPALLKIEMTAGHGGVSGRYERWREVAFEYAWILDVLGLAVDTEQTRGE comes from the coding sequence ATGACCGCGCCCGTCCCTCCCGTCGCCCGCCGTGTCCCGCTCGAACGCCGTCACCACGGCGATCTCGTGGTCGATCAGTACGAGTGGCTGCGGCAGAAGGAGGAGCCCGAGGTGATCGCGCACCTCGACGCCGAGAACGCCTACACCGACGCCCTCCTCGCTCCCCTCGCCCCGCTCCGCGAGCGCCTCTTCGAGGAGATCCGCTCGCGGACGAAGGAGACCGACCTGTCGGTGCCCGTCCGCGAGGGCGCCTGGTGGTACTTCTCCCGCTCCTACGAGGGCCGCCAGTACGGCGTGCACTGCCGCGCGCCGATCGCGGGTCCGGACGACTGGACCCCGCCCTCCATCGCCGAGGGCGGGCCGCTCGAGGGCGAGCAGGTCGTCCTCGACGGCAACGTCGAGGCCGAGGGGCACGACTTCTTCTCGCTCGGCAGCTTCGACGTGTCCAGCGACGGGCGCTTCCTGCTCTTCGGCACCGACGTCGAGGGCGACGAGCGCTACACCCTGCGCATCCGCGACCTGAGCACGGGCGAGGACCTGCCCGACGTCGTCGAGGGCACCGGCGGCGGCGCCACCTTCGGCGCCGACGCCCGCTTCGTCTTCTACCCCACGGTCGACGAGTCCTGGCGGCCGGACACGATCTGGCGGCACACCGTCGGCACCGACTCCGCGGCCGACGAGGTCGTCTTCTCCGAGCCGGACGAGCGCTACTGGATCGGCGTCGGGCTCACCCGCAGCCGCCGCTTCCTCGTGATCGAGATCGGCAGCAAGATCACCAGCGAGTGCCTGCTGCTCGACGCGGAGGAGCCGACCGGCGAGTTCCGCTCGGTCTGGCCGCGCCGCGAGGGCGTCGAGTACGAGGTCGACCACGCCGTCGTCGACGGCCGCGACCGCCTGCTGATCGTGCACAACGACGGCGCCCTCGACTTCGAGATCGTCGAGGAGCCGGCCGACCTCTCGCTCAGCCCCGAGGAGCGGGCGGCCGAGCGCCGCGTGCTCGTCCCGCACACCCCCGGCCGCCGGATCGAGGGCGTCGACGCCTTCGCGAAGCACGTCGTCGTCTCCTACCGCGAGGCGGGGGCGACCCGCCTCGGCCTCCTGATCGACGGCGACGGCGATGCGCGCCTGGAGGAGATCGCCTTCGACGAGCCGCTCTACGACGCGGGGCTCGCCGGCAACCCGGAGTGGGAGCAGCCCGCGCTGCGCCTCGCCTACACCTCGTTCGTCACCCCCTCCACGGTGCTCACCCTCGACGTCGCGACCGGTGAGCGGACGGTGCTCAAGCAGCAGCCGGTCCTCGGCGACTACGACCCCGAGCGCTACGAGCAGCGCCGCGAGTGGGCGACCGCCCAGGACGGCACGCGCATCCCGCTGTCGCTGGTCTGGCGACGCGACGCGGCGGCACCCGACGAGGCGCCCGCGCCGCTGCTGCTCTACGGCTACGGCTCGTACGAGGCGAGCATCGACCCCGGCTTCTCGATCGCACGGCTCTCGCTGCTCGACCGCGGGGTCGTCTTCGCCATCGCGCACGTGCGCGGGGGCGGCGAGATGGGCCGCTCCTGGTACGAGGAGGGCAAGACCCTCGCCAAGCGCACCACCTTCACCGACTTCGTCGACTCCGCCCGCCACCTCGTCGAGGCGGGCTTCACCACGCCGGAGCGCCTCGTCGCGCAGGGCGGCTCGGCCGGCGGCCTGCTGATGGGCGCGGTCGCGAACCTGGCGCCGGAGGCCTTCGCCGGGATCCTGGCGCAGGTGCCGTTCGTCGACGCGCTGACCTCGATCCTCGACCCGTCGCTGCCGCTCACCGTGATCGAGTGGGACGAGTGGGGCGACCCGCTGCACGACCCCGAGGTCTACGCCTACATGAAGTCGTACTCGCCCTACGAGAACGTCCGCGAGGACGTCCGGTACCCGCGGATCCTCGCGACGACCAGCCTCAACGACACCCGCGTGCTCTACGTCGAGCCCGCGAAGTGGGTGGCGCGGCTGCGCGAGGTCGGGGCGCCGGCGCTGCTCAAGATCGAGATGACGGCCGGGCACGGCGGCGTCAGCGGGCGCTACGAGCGCTGGCGCGAGGTGGCGTTCGAGTACGCCTGGATCCTCGACGTGCTGGGGCTGGCGGTGGACACGGAGCAGACGCGCGGCGAGTGA
- a CDS encoding CYTH and CHAD domain-containing protein, with product MAERADRTKAGAQRRVQTEVERKYDVGADTALPDLIGAGAVASARAEEPVRLWAQYFDTADRALSRGRITLRRREGGEDEGWHVKLPGSSGRTEIHAPLTASRTVPAEVREPVLGHVGRSRLEPLATLETVRAITRVADSAGRRLAEIADDLVIAHDQRSGVERRWREWEVELVDVHGPEGEAVLDAIEERLLAAGARPAESASKLARATGGPIEDGHSAAEDGGEAALAAIRELLAGLRAVDPRVRLEADDALHRMRLHTRRLRSVLAASRSVLDREALDPLRDELRWLGGVLGAARDEEVLAARLRTAVQEAGEGLPAKAVAGTTLFDAIERRQAVALQRVAKTLRGARYLALLDSLDALLADPPRTAKAAASAKKLVRRSLAKELSRVDEARSGEDDLEARHEVRKAAKRLRYVVEAWSAVVPAAVGSKRRRLAKAAEAVADALGEERDALAARDVLRGHALVAARRGEPAFALGAASAREETRAREAAKAGDAALERLHSLSS from the coding sequence ATGGCTGAGCGTGCGGACAGGACGAAGGCGGGCGCGCAGCGCCGAGTGCAGACCGAGGTGGAGCGCAAGTACGACGTCGGCGCCGACACCGCCCTGCCGGATCTGATCGGCGCGGGAGCCGTCGCCTCCGCGCGCGCCGAGGAGCCCGTCCGCCTCTGGGCCCAGTACTTCGACACCGCCGACCGGGCGCTGTCCCGCGGCCGGATCACGCTCCGCCGCCGCGAGGGCGGCGAGGACGAGGGCTGGCACGTCAAGCTGCCCGGCTCCTCGGGCCGCACCGAGATCCATGCGCCGCTCACCGCCTCGCGCACCGTGCCTGCCGAGGTCCGGGAGCCCGTGCTCGGCCACGTCGGCCGCTCGCGGCTCGAGCCGCTCGCCACCCTCGAGACCGTCCGAGCGATCACCCGCGTCGCGGACTCCGCCGGCCGTCGCCTCGCCGAGATCGCCGACGACCTCGTCATCGCGCACGACCAGCGCTCGGGCGTCGAGCGGCGCTGGCGGGAGTGGGAGGTCGAGCTCGTCGACGTCCACGGCCCCGAGGGCGAGGCGGTGCTCGACGCGATCGAGGAGCGGCTGCTGGCCGCGGGCGCCCGCCCCGCCGAGAGCGCGTCGAAGCTCGCCCGGGCCACCGGCGGTCCGATCGAGGACGGGCACTCCGCAGCCGAGGACGGCGGGGAGGCGGCGCTCGCCGCGATCCGCGAGCTCCTGGCCGGCCTGCGCGCCGTCGATCCGCGGGTGCGGCTGGAGGCCGACGACGCGCTGCACCGGATGCGCCTGCACACCCGCCGCCTCCGCAGCGTCCTGGCCGCCTCCCGGTCCGTGCTCGACCGCGAGGCCCTCGACCCGCTGCGCGACGAGCTGCGCTGGCTCGGCGGCGTGCTCGGCGCCGCCCGCGACGAGGAGGTGCTCGCCGCCCGGCTCCGCACCGCCGTCCAGGAGGCGGGGGAGGGACTGCCCGCGAAGGCCGTCGCCGGGACCACCCTCTTCGACGCGATCGAGCGCCGGCAGGCCGTGGCGCTGCAGCGGGTCGCGAAGACTCTGCGCGGCGCCCGCTACCTCGCCCTGCTCGACTCCCTCGACGCCCTGCTGGCGGATCCGCCGCGGACGGCGAAGGCCGCCGCGAGCGCGAAGAAGCTCGTCCGCCGCTCCCTCGCGAAGGAGCTCTCGCGGGTCGACGAGGCGCGGAGCGGCGAGGACGATCTCGAGGCCCGCCACGAGGTGCGCAAGGCCGCCAAGCGCCTGCGCTACGTCGTCGAGGCGTGGAGCGCCGTGGTCCCGGCCGCGGTCGGCTCGAAGCGGCGCAGGCTCGCGAAGGCGGCGGAGGCCGTCGCCGACGCGCTGGGAGAGGAGCGCGACGCCCTCGCCGCCCGCGACGTGCTCCGCGGCCACGCGCTCGTGGCGGCCCGCCGCGGCGAGCCGGCGTTCGCCCTCGGCGCCGCCTCCGCCCGCGAGGAGACGCGCGCTCGGGAGGCCGCGAAGGCCGGGGACGCGGCTCTGGAGCGGCTGCACTCCCTGTCAAGCTGA
- a CDS encoding stealth family protein — MPSVRPLPSALLRPRHFDRDDVVVHAGLFSLVNSSTTPQAAWTEDLIALGEVLDEAEFPYRLIRGTKGAPFLAIDRSLGAELATLLARAFATEPFYVKTLDKRGTPPLLLAEGAIAPYPRAAVFSLFRPRVSSSGSLRYGARSGVRLEFWKVGEEEITTPAENALMRSSLPVAEAIDAHVEAYGRTWPTFEGMFEPLVSDIRFDVDIVFSWVDGTDLEFQRARAARMASYVVGEGDDAPARFRQIDELKYALRSVYMYAPWVRHIYIVTDSPRPRWLDEHPDVTLVRSEDHFRDLSVLPTHNSHAVESQLHRIPGLAEHFLYSNDDMFFGRPVDPSIFFSPGGITKFIEATTRIGMGDSNASRSGFENAARVNRRLLRERFGAMTTRHLEHAATPLRKSVMAELESEFEPEFTATAASRFRSASDVSVTNSLYHYYALMTGRAVVQENASVKYVDTTMHQGLKDMKKLLKNRAVDFFCLNDGSFPEISAEVRTRAVIDFLEEYYPIPAPWETVD; from the coding sequence ATGCCTTCTGTCCGTCCTCTGCCGTCTGCCCTCCTGCGTCCGCGCCATTTCGACCGTGACGACGTCGTCGTCCATGCCGGACTGTTCTCGCTGGTCAACTCGAGTACGACCCCGCAGGCGGCCTGGACCGAGGACCTGATCGCCCTCGGCGAGGTGCTCGACGAGGCCGAGTTCCCCTACCGCCTCATCCGGGGCACGAAGGGCGCTCCCTTCCTCGCGATCGACCGCTCGCTCGGCGCCGAGCTGGCGACGCTCCTGGCCCGCGCCTTCGCCACCGAGCCCTTCTACGTGAAGACGCTCGACAAGCGCGGCACCCCGCCCCTGCTCCTGGCCGAGGGCGCGATCGCCCCGTATCCGCGCGCCGCCGTCTTCTCGCTCTTCCGCCCCCGCGTCTCCTCGAGCGGCTCGCTCCGCTACGGCGCCCGCAGCGGTGTCCGCCTGGAGTTCTGGAAGGTCGGCGAGGAGGAGATCACCACTCCCGCCGAGAACGCGCTGATGCGCAGCAGCCTCCCCGTCGCCGAGGCGATCGACGCGCACGTCGAGGCCTACGGCCGCACCTGGCCGACCTTCGAGGGCATGTTCGAGCCGCTGGTCAGCGACATCCGCTTCGACGTGGACATCGTCTTCTCCTGGGTCGACGGGACGGACCTGGAGTTCCAGCGCGCCCGCGCCGCCCGGATGGCCAGCTACGTCGTGGGCGAGGGCGACGACGCCCCCGCGCGCTTCCGCCAGATCGACGAGCTGAAGTACGCGCTGCGCAGCGTCTACATGTACGCGCCGTGGGTCCGGCACATCTACATCGTCACCGACTCGCCGCGCCCGCGCTGGCTCGACGAGCACCCCGACGTCACCCTGGTCCGCAGCGAGGACCACTTCCGCGACCTCTCGGTGCTGCCCACGCACAACTCGCACGCGGTCGAGAGCCAGCTGCACCGCATCCCCGGCCTGGCCGAGCACTTCCTCTACTCGAACGACGACATGTTCTTCGGCCGCCCCGTCGACCCGTCGATCTTCTTCTCGCCCGGCGGCATCACCAAGTTCATCGAGGCGACCACCCGCATCGGGATGGGCGACTCCAACGCCTCCCGCAGCGGGTTCGAGAACGCGGCGCGTGTCAACCGCCGGCTGCTCCGCGAGCGCTTCGGCGCGATGACGACCCGCCACCTCGAGCACGCCGCCACGCCGCTCCGCAAGAGCGTGATGGCCGAGCTCGAGTCCGAGTTCGAGCCGGAGTTCACCGCGACGGCCGCGAGCCGCTTCCGCTCGGCGAGCGACGTCTCCGTCACCAACTCGCTCTACCACTACTACGCGCTGATGACCGGCCGCGCGGTGGTGCAGGAGAACGCCTCCGTGAAGTACGTCGACACGACGATGCACCAGGGCCTGAAGGACATGAAGAAGCTGCTGAAGAACCGCGCCGTCGACTTCTTCTGCCTGAACGACGGCAGCTTCCCCGAGATCTCCGCCGAGGTGCGCACCCGCGCGGTGATCGACTTCCTCGAGGAGTACTACCCGATCCCGGCGCCGTGGGAGACGGTCGACTGA